In the Desulfuromonas sp. DDH964 genome, AGTCATCGACAAAGAGGATCTGGTAGGGATAGCCAAGGCGGGTCGCTACTGCGGAAATTTCGCTGAAAAGGCGCTGCAGGTTCTCCTCTTCATTGAAGACCGGGATGACGAAAGAAATTTTTTTCATGACCTTCGTGACTTCTGACCACCTCTGGGCAAAAAGGTCACCGGCGCTGCCGGTGACCGGACGAGAGGGGCCTGGAGGGATTATCCGGGAACAAGAGACCACCCTGAAACCAGCAAACAGGGGTGCAAGTCGGACAAAAATACGCCGATTTTCCCAGTGGCGCAACCATTTTTCCGTTTTATGGCGGTTAGATATAATGGAGACGTGAAGACGAGGCAAAGACATGAACAAGCAACCGGATAACGCGTTGGCCGGCCTCCCTGCCCGGCGCCTGCTGGCGGTCGGCGATATTCATGGCTGCCATGAGCTGCTGGCGCAACTGCTGCGCGAGGTCGGCCCGGGCGCTGATGATCGCCTGGTTTTCCTCGGCGACTATGTCGATCGCGGCCCCGACAGCCGTGGCGTCATCGACACCCTGCTGGTATTGGTAGAGCGCTGGCCGCAGACCATCTTCCTGCGCGGCAACCATGAACAGATGTTCCTCGATTTCATCGACGGCCGCGCTTCCTGGATCTTCCTGGCCAACGGCGGACAACAGACCCTGGACAGCTACGGAGCCGCTACGCGAAATGAAATTCCAGCCAGCCACCAGGCATTTCTGCGCCAGTTGCCCACCAGCTACCGCTGCGGCGAGTTCCTTTTCGTGCATGCCGGCCTCCGTCCCGGGGTGGCGCCTGAGGACCAGCGCGAGGAGGACCTGCTCTGGATTCGCGCTGAATTTCTCGACTCGGATTACGACTGGGGGCAGACCATCGTCTTCGGCCACACCCCGCAGCCACGGCCGCTCCTCGCCGCACGACGCATCGGCCTCGACACCGGCGCGGTCTATGGCAGGCAGTTGACCTGCTGCGATCTACTCAGCCGCCGTTGCTGGCAGGTGGGCTGACCCCGTCGCACCACCATCTCCAATCAGTCATGCTCCCGCTTTTCCCGGCGCAGCAGGTCCCCGGGCCGGGCACCGGGGAGCGGCATGCGGACCCGGGCGTTGGGCTGGGCCACCGTCAACGGCAGGCCAGCGGCATCATGCAGCGTGCCGACCACCAGCTCCGCTTGCCGCATCTGCGGTCCGATCAGCTCCAGGCTCTCCCCGGGAAAAAACCGGTTACGCACCGCGACTTCACCGACACCGCCGGCGGCAGCGAGCACCACGCCGACAAAATCCCAGCTGCGCCGGTAGCGGGAGTCCCCCGGATGGACCAGGGCCGTGCGATGGCCGGCGAGAAACCCGCGGTCGTAGGGACGGTGGCTCACCTTGTCGAGCTCTTCAAGCCAGCGCGGGTCGCAGCGCCAGCTGTCGGGGTTGTTCAGCCAGCTGTCGATGGCGGCCCGGTAGACCCGGGTCACCGCGGCGACATAGTAGACACTCTTCATGCGCCCTTCGATCTTCAGGCTGCTGACCCCGGCGCCGAGCAGGGCCGGCAGATCTTCGAGCAGACAGAGGTCCCGGCTGTTGAAGAGGTAGCTGCCACGGCCATCCTCCTCGATGGGGAAATACTCCCCCGGCCGGGTCTCTTCCACCAGGGCATAGCGCCAGCGACAGGGCTGGGCGCAGGCCCCCTGGTTGGCGCTGCGCCCGGTGAGGGCGGCGCTGAGCAGGCAGCGCCCCGACCAGGCGACACACATGGCGCCGTGGACAAAGACCTCCAGTTCGACCCCGGTGGCGGCCATGGCCAGTGCCCGGATTTCCGACAGGGAGAGTTCCCGGGCCAGATTGACCCGCCCGACCCCGGCCTGGCGCCAGAAGGCCAGGGCACCGGCATTGGTGGTACTGGCCTGGGTCGACAGGTGCAGGGGGCGCCGGGGGTCACAGCGCCGGGCCAGGGCCAGCACCCCGGGATCGGATATGATATAGGCGTCGAGATCGAGGGGACGCAGCGCCTCAAGATAGGCCGCCAGGTCAGCCTCCTCACCGGGGCGCAATTCGGCGTTGAGGGTCAGGTAGAGCCGTCGCCCCCGGCGCGCACAAAGTTCACGCCCGCGGGCCAGGGCGTCGAGAGTAAAATTCCCCGCCTGGGCCCGCAGGCCGAAACGCTCCCCGCCGGCGTAGACGGCATCGGCGCCGTAATCGAGGGCGGCCTGCAATTTCTCGAGATCACCGGCCGGGGCCAGCAGTTCAACCTTCGCCATTCAGTTCAGTCTCTCCGTCTAGGATAATTGTCCGCAGAATAGCACAAAGCACTTCCTACCGACTGGCAGATTCTTTGCAGAGTGATCCGGAAGAGGTCCATTGGATCCTGGTCAGGGTTCGGCGCCGGACGTGCCGCACGGGTGCCATTGCGCTTGACAAGCGGTGAAAAAGTCTATAATTTTTAGAAAATTTTGCGTCAAGCTCACCTCCCCGGAAGGACGTTCAAATGCGGGTCCGCCTTCGCCATTTATGCCTTGCCCTGATCGCACTCTGCGGCGTCGTTGCCTGTGCGCCGGCGGTTGCCCCGCAAGGGTCCGGGATCGAGCCGGAACGGGTGCTACGCCTGGAGCAGGCGGTGGCCGACGTCGATCAGCGCTTGCAACACGCCCAGGACAACCTGATGCTGCTCGAAGCACGGTTGATCGATCAGCAGCAGATTCTCGAAGAGATTCGGCGCAACCTCGCCGCAGAAAAGCCAGCTCGCACTACGACCGCAACCGAGCCCCTCCCGGGGCAGACGCCGCCGACCTCCCCGGCCCCCGTTTCCCGCCAGCAGCCAGCGGCCACCGATCTTTACCTGCAGGCCTTCGCCGACTATGCCGGTGGTCGTTATCAGCAGGCGGCCAACGGCTTCACCCAATTTCTCGACACCTACGCCGCCAGCGATTATGCAGGCAACGCCCAGTACTGGCTGGCCGAATGCCAGCTTGCGCAAAAGAATTACGAGGCGGCCGCCAGGGCCTTTGAACTGACCGCCGAGCGTTACCCGCAGAACGCCAAGGCGCCCGACGCGCTGCTTAAACTGGCAGAGACCCAACGCCAGCTCGGCCAAACGGAACAGGCCGCCGCCACCGGCCGACTGCTGCGCTCGCGCTTCCCCAACAGCAACGCCGCCCGAAAATCACTTTCGACACCCTGAGCGAAGGTTGCAGGGACCCGCGGATCTTCGATTGATCTTTCACTAGGGGGCTTTAATGACGCTCAAACGCACACTCCTGATAGCCTGTTTGCTCCTCCTGCTCCCCTGGTCGGCCTTTGCCAGGGAGGAACCGGTCATCTACACCATCAAGAAGGGGGACACCCTGTGGGGGATTTCCGAGCGCTTCCTCAAGGACCCCTACTATTGGCCGAACTTGTGGGCCAACAACCCCGAGCTGCCCAATCCGCACTTCATCTATCCCGGGCAGAAACTGGCGATCTACGACGGCCGGATCGAAATTGTCCCGGCGCCGCCCGAAGCCCGTCAGCCGGAAGCTGTCGCGGCACCGGCGACGGCTGAAACCGCCGGCATACCGGCCAGCGCCCCGGTGGAGACGGCCGTAGTGAGCCCGGAAGAGACCAGAATCAAGGCGCTGGGTGGGAATATCGGTTTTATCTCCCCCGACCAGCTGCAGGGGGTCGGCACTCTGGTTGACACCATCGACAACCGCCTGATGATCACCCGTGGGGATACGGTCTTCCTCGACATGCGCGACCTGGCAGCCACCGAACCCGGGATGCTTTTCGACCTCTTCCTGCCGGGCAAAGAAGTCACCCACCCGGTCACCGGAGAGGCGGTCGGCTTCCGGGTGGTCAACCTGGGTGTCGTGCGGATTGAAGACACCTCCGGCTCGGTTGCAACCGGGGTGGTCACCACGGCCCAGCGGGAGATCCAGCGCGGGGCGCGCTTGCGCCCGTACCACGAACCACCCCGCGAAATCGTCCTCAAGCAGACCGACCGCCAGCTGAGCGGCTACGTGGTAGCGGCCGGCGGCAACCAGATCACCCTCGGTCTTTACGATGTGGTCTATCTCAACATCGGCAGTGCCGACGGCCTGGAGACCGGCAACGTGGTCTATATCTCCCGGCCCCGCGAAGCGAGCGCGCTGACCCTGAAAAAGAAGGACTTCGTCGCACCGGAGATCCTGCTCGGCAACGCGGTGGTCCTCAACACCGAGGCGAAAACCGCCACCGCCCTGGTCGTCAAGGTAGCGGCACCGATCTTCCGTGGCGACCGGGTCACGACCATGGTCCCCTGAACGATTCGTTGGTGAAAACCTGACAGCAGGAAAAAGGATTGAATCTTTCAATCCTTTTTCCTTGTCCGTCATTCTCTGGGAGGGGGATATGACCGACAGCACCCGGCACTGGCTCCGCCTGCACCTGACCCCGGGACTTGGCCGCCGCGGCCTGATTCGCCTGATGGCAAGCTTCGGCTCACCAGCGGCGGCGCTCGCCGCCGCCCCCGAGGCCTGGCAGGAGCGGGCCGGTATCCGTGCTGCGGTCGCCCAGCAGATTCCATCCGCGAGCGATCCGGTCCTGCAGCAGGCGGTCGCTGCCCTCGAAGGGTGCGGCGCAAGGATCGTCTCCCTCTGGGACCCCGCCTATCCAGCGCTGTTGCGCCAGATCCACGACCCCCCTGCCCTGCTCTACCTGCGTGGCACCCTGCCGACGCATGAAGCGATCCAGGTCGCCGTGGTTGGCGCCCGCCGCGCCAGCTCCGCCGGTCGGCAACTCACCGGAGAAATCTGCCGCCCCCTGGCTGGCGAGGGTCTGGTGATCGTCAGCGGTCTTGCCCGCGGCATCGACACTGCCGCGCACCGCGCCGCCCTCGCCGCAGGGGGGCGGACCGTCGGCGTCCTCGGCTGCGGTATCGACCTGGTCTATCCGCCCGAGAATGAAGCCCTTGTCGAAGGAATCCTCGAAAGAGGTGCGCTCCTCTCCGAATATCCGCCGGGGACTCCGCCGCTGCCGGGACACTTCCCGGGGCGCAATCGCATCATCAGCGGCCTCTGCCGGGGCGTGCTGGTGGTCGAGGCGGCCGCCGGCAGCGGCTCGCTGATCACCGTCGACTTTGCCCTGGAACAGGGGCGCGAAGTCTTCGCCGTACCGGGCCCGGTTCACAGCGCCACCAGCGGCGGGGTCAACCAGCTCCTCAAGGAGGGGGCCCACCTGGTTACCGAAGCTGGCGACATTCTCGACATCCTCGCCCCCGACCGGAGTCACCAGGTGTCAGCGGCGGACGATCCATGCAGCACCCTTGAGCCCCGGGCCCGGCAACTGTTTCAGGAACTCTCCAGAGAGCCGCTGCACATCGACGATCTGACCGGGAGAAGTGGCTTGACACCCATGGAGGTTTCCACTATTTTACTGGACCTAGAACTGCAGGGCTGTGTGGAACAACTCCCGGGCATGCGTTATATCCGCCATCGCCGGGGGTGATCTCCACCCTCTTGCGGAGAAGAGGAGAGAATTTGCGCGAACGGGTTCTAGCCATTGTCAGCATCATCACCCAGTACGTTCTGGGGGAGCGCGACACGGTTACCGAAAACGATATCGTCGAGGAATTGCTCGCGGTTGGCTTCGACGCCGATGAAATCGATGCGGCATTCAGCTGGATGCAGAATGTCGGCTCCGCTGCGCCCGGCAAGACCAGGGAGCTGACCGAAGTACGCAGCCAGCGAATCTTTACCGCCGAGGAAAAGCGGGACATTACCGCCGATGCCCGCGGTTTGCTGATCCGCCTGCGCACCCTCGGCATTCTCGACGACGAAGCCCAGGAAGAGATCATCGACCGCGCCATGCAGGTGGCGGATGACCCGGTCTCCCTCAAGGAGATGAAGGCGATCGCCGCCCTGACCCTCTTCTCCCGCAACCACGAGGAATGGCGCCGGGAAGTGGACTGCTTCCTGGACGACGACTGGGTTCGGCTTTACCACTGAGACGCAGGCTGCAGGGGACCCTGCAGCCTTTTTGGTTTCTGTACACGGCAGGGCGTATCGCAGATACGCCTTTCACCTTTTTTGGATAACCTGGGGAGTTTCATGGCAAAATCACTGGTCATCGTCGAATCACCGGCCAAGGCCAAGACCATAGAAAAGTTTCTCGGCAAGGGGTTCAAGGTGCTCGCCTCCTACGGCCACGTCCGGGCGTTGCCGAGCAAACAGGGGATGGTCGACATCGCCAACGGCTTCGAACCGAACTACCAGATCCTGCCCGAGAGCAGCAAGCAGATCGCGCTGCTGCGCAAGGAACTCCAGGGGGCTGACGAGCTGATCCTCGCCACCGACCCCGACCGCGAGGGAGAAGCGATCGCCTGGCACCTGCTGCAGGCGCTGGGGATCGATGAGAAGGGCGCCAAGCCCAGGGTACGCCGGGTCACCTTCCACGAGATTACCGCCAAGGCGATTCAGGCGGCGATGGCGGCGCCGGGACAGATCGCCCGCGACCTGGTCGACGCCCAGCAGGCCCGTTCGATTCTCGATTATCTGGTCGGCTTCAACCTCTCCCCCTTCCTCTGGAAGAAGATCCGCTACGGTCTCTCGGCCGGCCGCGTCCAGTCGGTGGCGCTGCGTCTGATCTGCGACCGGGAAAAAGAGATTGAAGCCTTCGTCACCGAGGAATTCTGGACCCTCGACGCCCTGCTCGCCAATCAGGCCGCCACCCTCTTCAAGGCGCGGCTCTTTGCCATCGACGGCAAGAAACTCGACAAGTTTGCTATCGCCAACCAGGCCCAGGCCGACGCACTGGTCAGTGCCCTCGCCGGGCAGCCGTTCCAGGTTGCCAGCGTCAACCGCAGCGAAAAGAAGCGCAACCCCGCGCCCCCCTTCACCACCAGCACCCTGCAGCAGGAGGCGAGCCGCAAGCTCGGCTTCTCGGCCCGCAAGACCATGAGCACGGCGCAGAAACTCTACGAGGGGATCGACATCGGCCAGGGCTCCGTCGGCCTGATCACCTATATGCGAACCGACTCGGTGACCCTGTCGACGGACGCCACCGACGAGGCCCGCCAGGTCATCACCGCGGTCTACGGCAAGGACTACGCGCTGGCCAAACCGCGGGTTTACAAGAGCAAGGCGAAGAATGCCCAGGAGGCCCATGAGGCGATCCGGCCAACGACCATCGCCAACACCCCGGACCAGGTCAAGCCGTTCCTCTCCTCCGACCAGTATCGCCTCTACAAGCTGATCTGGATGCGCACCGTCGCCTCGCAGATGGCAGCGGCGATCCTCGACGCCTCCAGCGTCGACCTTGCTGCCGGCGACCGCTACACCTTCCGCGCCACTGGCCAGGTGGTGCGCTTCCCCGGCTTCATGAAGCTTTACATCGAGGGGACCGATGATGCCGTCGAAGAGCAGGAAGGCACCCTGCCGCTGCTCACCGTCGGGGAGGAGCTCGCCTGCCGCGAACTGAACCCCGAGCAGCACTTCACCCAGCCGCCGCCACGGTTTACCGAGGCGAGCCTGGTCAAGACCCTGGAGGAGTACGGGATCGGCCGTCCCTCGACCTACGCCTCGATCATGAATACCCTGGTCACCCGCAAATACGTGCGCCTCGAGAAACGGACCTTCTACCCCGAAGATATCGGCCGGGTCGTCAACGATTTGCTGACCAGCCATTTTGCCAAGTACGTCGACTACGATTTCACCGCCCAACTGGAAGAGGACCTCGATGCCATCGCCCGCGGCGAGGAACAGTGGCGCCCCCTGCTCAAGGGGTTCTGGGAGCCCTTCATCGCCCTGCTCAAGCAGAAAGAGCAGGAGGTGCGCAAGGAAGATCTGACCACCGAAAAGACCGACCGCGACTGCCCCGAATGCGGCAAGCCGCTGGTGGTCAAACTCGGCCGTTCCGGCAAGTTCCTCGCCTGCTCCGGTTTCCCTGAATGCCGGCATACCGAGCCGCTCGCTGCCGAAGAGCGGGAAGAGCCGGTCCTCTCCGAAGAGAAGTGCGACAAGTGCGGCGCGCCGATGCTGATCAAGGAGGGCCGCTTCGGCAAGTTCCTCGCCTGCAGCGCCTATCCGGCCTGCAAGAACATCCAGCCGCTGGTCAAGCCCAAGGCCCTTGGCGTCGCCTGCCCTGAATGCAAGGAAGGGGAGCTGATGGAGAAGAAGAGCCGTTACGGCAAGATCTTCTACTCCTGCAACCGTTACCCCAAGTGCAAATACGCGCTCTGGGACCCGCCGGTCGCCGAGCCCTGCCCCAAATGCAGCTGGCCGGTGCTGGTCGACAAGACGACCAAGCGCGACGGCACCGTGCGCA is a window encoding:
- a CDS encoding DUF494 family protein — encoded protein: MRERVLAIVSIITQYVLGERDTVTENDIVEELLAVGFDADEIDAAFSWMQNVGSAAPGKTRELTEVRSQRIFTAEEKRDITADARGLLIRLRTLGILDDEAQEEIIDRAMQVADDPVSLKEMKAIAALTLFSRNHEEWRREVDCFLDDDWVRLYH
- the ybgF gene encoding tol-pal system protein YbgF, whose translation is MRVRLRHLCLALIALCGVVACAPAVAPQGSGIEPERVLRLEQAVADVDQRLQHAQDNLMLLEARLIDQQQILEEIRRNLAAEKPARTTTATEPLPGQTPPTSPAPVSRQQPAATDLYLQAFADYAGGRYQQAANGFTQFLDTYAASDYAGNAQYWLAECQLAQKNYEAAARAFELTAERYPQNAKAPDALLKLAETQRQLGQTEQAAATGRLLRSRFPNSNAARKSLSTP
- the dprA gene encoding DNA-processing protein DprA; its protein translation is MTDSTRHWLRLHLTPGLGRRGLIRLMASFGSPAAALAAAPEAWQERAGIRAAVAQQIPSASDPVLQQAVAALEGCGARIVSLWDPAYPALLRQIHDPPALLYLRGTLPTHEAIQVAVVGARRASSAGRQLTGEICRPLAGEGLVIVSGLARGIDTAAHRAALAAGGRTVGVLGCGIDLVYPPENEALVEGILERGALLSEYPPGTPPLPGHFPGRNRIISGLCRGVLVVEAAAGSGSLITVDFALEQGREVFAVPGPVHSATSGGVNQLLKEGAHLVTEAGDILDILAPDRSHQVSAADDPCSTLEPRARQLFQELSREPLHIDDLTGRSGLTPMEVSTILLDLELQGCVEQLPGMRYIRHRRG
- a CDS encoding metallophosphoesterase family protein codes for the protein MNKQPDNALAGLPARRLLAVGDIHGCHELLAQLLREVGPGADDRLVFLGDYVDRGPDSRGVIDTLLVLVERWPQTIFLRGNHEQMFLDFIDGRASWIFLANGGQQTLDSYGAATRNEIPASHQAFLRQLPTSYRCGEFLFVHAGLRPGVAPEDQREEDLLWIRAEFLDSDYDWGQTIVFGHTPQPRPLLAARRIGLDTGAVYGRQLTCCDLLSRRCWQVG
- a CDS encoding LysM peptidoglycan-binding domain-containing protein, whose protein sequence is MTLKRTLLIACLLLLLPWSAFAREEPVIYTIKKGDTLWGISERFLKDPYYWPNLWANNPELPNPHFIYPGQKLAIYDGRIEIVPAPPEARQPEAVAAPATAETAGIPASAPVETAVVSPEETRIKALGGNIGFISPDQLQGVGTLVDTIDNRLMITRGDTVFLDMRDLAATEPGMLFDLFLPGKEVTHPVTGEAVGFRVVNLGVVRIEDTSGSVATGVVTTAQREIQRGARLRPYHEPPREIVLKQTDRQLSGYVVAAGGNQITLGLYDVVYLNIGSADGLETGNVVYISRPREASALTLKKKDFVAPEILLGNAVVLNTEAKTATALVVKVAAPIFRGDRVTTMVP
- a CDS encoding peptidase U32 family protein, giving the protein MAKVELLAPAGDLEKLQAALDYGADAVYAGGERFGLRAQAGNFTLDALARGRELCARRGRRLYLTLNAELRPGEEADLAAYLEALRPLDLDAYIISDPGVLALARRCDPRRPLHLSTQASTTNAGALAFWRQAGVGRVNLARELSLSEIRALAMAATGVELEVFVHGAMCVAWSGRCLLSAALTGRSANQGACAQPCRWRYALVEETRPGEYFPIEEDGRGSYLFNSRDLCLLEDLPALLGAGVSSLKIEGRMKSVYYVAAVTRVYRAAIDSWLNNPDSWRCDPRWLEELDKVSHRPYDRGFLAGHRTALVHPGDSRYRRSWDFVGVVLAAAGGVGEVAVRNRFFPGESLELIGPQMRQAELVVGTLHDAAGLPLTVAQPNARVRMPLPGARPGDLLRREKREHD
- the topA gene encoding type I DNA topoisomerase, coding for MAKSLVIVESPAKAKTIEKFLGKGFKVLASYGHVRALPSKQGMVDIANGFEPNYQILPESSKQIALLRKELQGADELILATDPDREGEAIAWHLLQALGIDEKGAKPRVRRVTFHEITAKAIQAAMAAPGQIARDLVDAQQARSILDYLVGFNLSPFLWKKIRYGLSAGRVQSVALRLICDREKEIEAFVTEEFWTLDALLANQAATLFKARLFAIDGKKLDKFAIANQAQADALVSALAGQPFQVASVNRSEKKRNPAPPFTTSTLQQEASRKLGFSARKTMSTAQKLYEGIDIGQGSVGLITYMRTDSVTLSTDATDEARQVITAVYGKDYALAKPRVYKSKAKNAQEAHEAIRPTTIANTPDQVKPFLSSDQYRLYKLIWMRTVASQMAAAILDASSVDLAAGDRYTFRATGQVVRFPGFMKLYIEGTDDAVEEQEGTLPLLTVGEELACRELNPEQHFTQPPPRFTEASLVKTLEEYGIGRPSTYASIMNTLVTRKYVRLEKRTFYPEDIGRVVNDLLTSHFAKYVDYDFTAQLEEDLDAIARGEEQWRPLLKGFWEPFIALLKQKEQEVRKEDLTTEKTDRDCPECGKPLVVKLGRSGKFLACSGFPECRHTEPLAAEEREEPVLSEEKCDKCGAPMLIKEGRFGKFLACSAYPACKNIQPLVKPKALGVACPECKEGELMEKKSRYGKIFYSCNRYPKCKYALWDPPVAEPCPKCSWPVLVDKTTKRDGTVRKCPQEGCDYKLVLVPPDKPAAAAKEKPKSKAASKKKPAKKTK